One window of Staphylococcus chromogenes genomic DNA carries:
- the argF gene encoding ornithine carbamoyltransferase, which produces MRGRDEDGTYTTTLKQITDFKGKSFLKTSDFTKDELETLIDFAMELKEKKQHQLPHPYLKGKNIALLFEKPSTRTRAAFSVAAKDLGANVDVYGEGDFHLGVKESIADTAKVFGRMYDGIEFRGFKQAHVETLSVASGVPVWNGLTNEWHPTQMIADFMTLKEHFGKLKNKTLTYVGDASNNVAHDLLVTGAILGVHIHIAAPLSAQPDASVQELAQQLAKHSGANLWITENIEDAVKHTDAIYTDVWLSMGTDDAEWEQRIEALLPYQVNGELLNLTQNPNAIVMHCLPAFHDVETFTAQKIQALYGLEAMEITDDVFQSAQSVVFEQAENRLHSIKAIIAATLGDVF; this is translated from the coding sequence ATAAGGGGACGTGATGAAGATGGGACGTACACAACTACTTTAAAACAAATTACTGACTTCAAAGGAAAGAGCTTTCTAAAAACAAGCGACTTTACAAAAGATGAACTCGAGACACTCATTGATTTTGCGATGGAACTGAAAGAGAAGAAACAACATCAGTTGCCGCATCCTTATTTGAAAGGGAAAAACATTGCGTTGCTTTTCGAAAAACCTTCCACACGTACAAGAGCCGCTTTTAGTGTGGCGGCAAAAGATTTAGGCGCCAATGTCGATGTTTATGGTGAAGGAGATTTTCATTTAGGTGTGAAAGAATCTATTGCCGATACCGCTAAAGTGTTTGGACGCATGTATGATGGCATTGAATTTAGAGGGTTCAAACAAGCCCACGTCGAAACATTAAGTGTCGCTTCAGGGGTACCCGTATGGAACGGCTTAACCAATGAATGGCATCCGACGCAAATGATTGCTGATTTTATGACGCTTAAGGAACATTTTGGGAAGTTAAAAAATAAAACCCTCACTTATGTAGGCGATGCCTCAAACAATGTCGCGCATGACTTGTTAGTGACAGGTGCAATTTTAGGCGTACATATCCATATTGCTGCACCATTATCGGCACAACCTGACGCCTCCGTACAGGAACTTGCACAACAGCTCGCTAAGCACAGTGGCGCAAACCTATGGATTACAGAAAATATTGAAGATGCGGTAAAACATACCGACGCCATTTACACAGATGTGTGGTTATCGATGGGGACCGACGACGCCGAATGGGAACAGCGTATTGAAGCGTTACTGCCTTATCAAGTGAATGGTGAGTTGTTAAACCTGACCCAAAATCCCAATGCGATCGTGATGCATTGCTTACCGGCATTTCATGACGTCGAAACATTCACAGCACAAAAAATACAAGCGCTTTACGGCCTCGAAGCGATGGAAATCACGGATGACGTTTTTCAAAGTGCACAATCGGTCGTATTTGAACAAGCAGAAAATCGTTTGCACTCCATCAAAGCTATCATCGCCGCCACATTAGGAGACGTTTTTTAA
- a CDS encoding DUF1801 domain-containing protein, which yields MQQEIEHYIQQIDEGRRAAFLKLYQTIETHLPKGFEACIQYGMPTFVVPLSRYPKGYLKKGEALSFISIAVQKNYIALYHMGLYDDDTLLKWFQARYAQKVPTKLNMGKSCVRFTNTKHIPYALIGELCTRITVDDWIAYYESRDQHLC from the coding sequence ATGCAACAAGAGATTGAACACTATATTCAACAAATCGATGAAGGACGACGTGCGGCATTTTTAAAATTGTATCAAACGATTGAGACACACTTGCCAAAAGGGTTTGAAGCGTGTATACAATATGGAATGCCGACATTTGTCGTGCCGTTATCACGTTATCCTAAAGGGTATTTGAAAAAAGGTGAAGCGCTCTCGTTTATTTCCATTGCCGTACAAAAGAATTATATTGCGTTGTATCATATGGGGCTTTATGACGACGACACATTGTTAAAATGGTTTCAAGCACGGTATGCGCAAAAAGTGCCAACGAAGCTCAATATGGGAAAAAGTTGCGTCCGGTTTACGAATACAAAACATATCCCGTATGCATTAATTGGTGAATTATGTACGCGCATTACGGTGGACGATTGGATAGCGTATTATGAGTCACGTGATCAACACTTATGCTAA
- the hisIE gene encoding bifunctional phosphoribosyl-AMP cyclohydrolase/phosphoribosyl-ATP diphosphatase HisIE, translating to MTLHPDFSKGLLPVILQDADTQQVLMLGYMNEAAFQKTNETGVAWFYSRSKQRLWQKGESSGHVQRVVEMHLDCDQDTLLLWVHPEGPTCHKGTQSCFDTPVPFHLKQLEHSIATRLKEQDSGSYTHYLMTEGKEKITKKFGEEAFEVVIAAMKDDRTELIEESADLLYHLTVLWQEQGISIDDVEAQLAARHQTKNNFKGERADIEKW from the coding sequence ATGACACTTCATCCTGATTTTTCAAAAGGCTTATTGCCTGTCATATTACAAGATGCTGATACTCAACAGGTGCTCATGTTAGGTTATATGAATGAAGCTGCTTTTCAAAAAACAAATGAGACCGGCGTTGCGTGGTTCTATTCACGGTCTAAACAACGTTTATGGCAAAAAGGGGAGTCTTCCGGTCATGTCCAACGCGTCGTTGAGATGCATCTAGATTGTGATCAAGACACCTTGCTTTTATGGGTACATCCTGAAGGCCCGACCTGTCATAAAGGGACCCAAAGTTGTTTTGACACTCCTGTGCCGTTTCATCTGAAACAGTTAGAACATTCCATTGCGACGCGGCTCAAGGAACAGGACTCCGGTTCTTACACCCACTACCTCATGACCGAGGGCAAAGAAAAAATCACCAAGAAATTTGGTGAAGAAGCCTTTGAAGTCGTCATAGCCGCGATGAAAGATGACCGCACAGAACTCATAGAAGAAAGCGCCGACCTATTGTATCACTTGACCGTCTTATGGCAAGAACAAGGGATTTCTATTGACGATGTCGAAGCGCAACTGGCTGCACGCCATCAAACGAAAAACAACTTTAAAGGTGAACGTGCCGATATTGAAAAATGGTGA